Within the Peromyscus maniculatus bairdii isolate BWxNUB_F1_BW_parent chromosome 2, HU_Pman_BW_mat_3.1, whole genome shotgun sequence genome, the region TGCTCTCGCAGAGGATCTCAgcgtggttcccagcacctccttcagctgctcacaactgcttgtaacgttagttccagggcagccactGACTCGGGCTTCCCCGGGCatctgtgttcatgtgcacatatccaaaTACagtcacagaattaaaaataaagtaaatctttaaaagaaaacccaacacaacaaaacagtaaTACCTAAGGTAAAGGATAGAGCTTCCAAGCCAGGAGCGGCGGTATGCCcccaatctcagcacttaggaggctgaggcaggagaattgttatCCTGACAATTGTTTTTTTGGTACTGAGACTCGAACCCCGGGCATCTGCACGTTTAAACTCTTAGTTCACAACTGAGCAACAATCCCTATAGGCCGAGGACGATCCGTAAGTAGCACAAGACCAAAGGAGAAACGGAAGCGAGACTGGTTCCTGGCTGCTCTCCAGCGTGGGCAGACGTTAGCTACAGATAACTCAGGGTTGGGAAAAGGTTGTCGGTAGATTTAGTCCACTCCCTCTTTCTAAGCAGTCAAGAGAAATCTGCCACTCAGGGTCTGAGTAGGGCGAAAGTCTCCCGGCTTGGGGTAAAGTCTAACTTTGAGCAGGTAGTCCCAGCAGCTAAGAACCTTGCTCTTGCGAAGAAATGAAGACGCGTGGAGGATCTAGAAATGGCTGACATTAGTGAGGTTTCAGGGAATGAACGCGGCCTTAGAAAACTAGTGGGCGCGCGGGGGGCGGCTGGGGAGAAAAAAACGGCGAGTGAGACAGACTCAGAGGGTCTGCTCTTTCTGGCCGGTTGGTTGGATGTAAACACCGTTCAAAGCGCCTGGGGGGTCTCGCACTGCCAGGGGTGCGGAGGGGGTGACCGTGGGCGAGGAATATGATAGCTAATGATACATTAGGAGACGCGCCTTGGGCTGAGTCCTGCAGACCGGTTTGGGGCTGGTGGAGAGCCAGTTGTGAGGTCCTGATGTTAAATGTCTCAACCTTGTTGAGACACAATGGCTTCACCGTCCTGGGAATCCTGCCAGAGGATGGGCGTCCCAAGGGACCAGGTAAAGATGCGTGGAGCGACAGAGGGCGTAGAAAGGACAGGGAGGGCGATGGGGGCTGGACTTGGGATCAGGTGGGCCTCACCGGAAGTACCGGTCCTCTTCGGCCTTCTCTCTCCTTCCGAAGGCCCCACCGGCTTCCCGGATGGAGCCAGCGCCGGAGTCCATGCTCTCCGACTGCAGAGAGAGACGTAGACATGGCAAAAGGCACAACACGGAAGAGAGGACCCGCGCCCAGGGATGGGCGGTGGGTCGGGCAGCCACCTACCGAGTCCGAGGCGTAGCCTCTGGTTTGCAGGACCCTCATAGCCCAGACGCCTGCTCGACCCCGAATCGCCAACGCCAAGCTCGCCATCGTCTCCTCCGCAGCTCAGCTCGCGTCGCGGGCGTGGCAGCTTCTCGCCGAGCGCGCTAACTGCGAGGGCGGCTAAGCTGCCAATCTGGACGGTGGGGAGGCGGGACGATCGCGGGAGCAGCGAatcaggaaggaggggaggggcttcGAGCAGTCGGCCGCGAATGTCTAGAGGCAGGCGGGTATAATGCTTAACCAACCGCTAATAACCTGGGCTCTGGTGCATCGTGACCGTGCAGTCTTGCGAGCAGTGTCCGAAGATGAAATCCTGGCTTTTGGATCAGTTTAGAATGAGGCATGTCGTCCACTCCCAGTGCACAATTTCAGTCCTAAGGtggttttattaaaaatgtaaatgatggAAATCCCTACAGGCATCAATAAATCGGGGAAATACGAGGTTTGTGGTAGTTAGGCCTAGAATGCCGCCGACAGCCTGGATATCGACCTCCAGCATACCTGTATTTGTACATATGAAATCATGTTAGTCCTCAGGaggtgtttttgctttttggttatattgccacttcagtctcttcTCTTACAGCTTTTCAGAGAAACCTTTTTGATCTTAGTTCtcagcaactttttttttaatcctaccTTCCAGTTCTCCACAGTTTACTTTGTGAAGTTACCAGAGCCTTAGTAGGTAGTGAATTAGAATTTGTGAACTGTATTAATATGTCGTTGGATGGACCAGATAACAACTTCTGGTGCAACGAAATGGAAAAGAACTCCAAGGTACAAACCTGTAATCCAAGGACACATTCAGGAGGGCGAGTCGACAGGTTTCATCCAGCCTGTTCTACGTAGGgaattctgggccagccagggcttcacagcaACAccctgttttttggtttggttttgttttgtttttacgagacagggtttctctgtgtagttttggtgcttgtcctggatctcactctgtagcccaggctggcctcgaactcacagagatctgcctggctctgcctcccgagtgctgggattaaagacgtgcgccactaccacctggcacaagaccctgcacacacacacacacacacacacacacgcgcacacgcgcacacacacacacacacacacacacacgcacacgcacacgcacacgcacgcgcacgcgcacgcacacgcacgcgcacgcgcacgcgcacgcacacgcacgcacacgcacacacgcacgcacgcacgcacacacgcacacacacacacgcacgcacgcacacacgcacacacacacacgcgcacacgcacacgcgcacacgcacacacacacacgcacacacgcacgcacacacgcacacacgcacacacacacacacgcacacacacacacgcacacacacacacacacacacgcacgcacacacacacacacacacgcacgcacacgcacacacacacgcacacacacacacacacgcacacacacacacacacgcacgcacacgcacacacacacacacacacgcacacacacacacacgcacgcacacacacacacacacacacgcgcgcgcacacacacacacacacacacacacacacgcacacacacacacacacacacacacacacacgcacacacacacgcacacacacggcTAGTGCTTGCTACTTAGCATGTCACCCGAGTTCTCTTCCTGGGCCCCAGTGTTGGAAGGAGGTAACtgactcccgaaagttgtcctctgacctccacacgtacaCTGTGGCGCTGTGCCCCATAAATAAATcagtctaattttaaaaattaaataagaaactctAAACACTAATACTTGTACATGCATGTTTATAatatcttccttccctttttcctaCCTCCCTGGATGAGATCTATTGTAGCTTAGAATGGCCTAAAACTCCCTATGAAGGGAGCTGGAATCCCCGATCTTCttacctctacttcccaagtgctggggctccAGGAAGTTCCCAGCTTCGTAACACTATTTCCCAAAAGTCCAAAGGTGATACTACTCCAAATGTTAAACtctgaatggataaacaaattgtAGCATGAACGTACTTCTGTGGAATTTGATGCAGTCATAAAAGggagtatattcttttttttttttttcccggagctaaggactgaacccagggccttgcacttgctaggcaaacgctctgccactgagctaaatccccaacccatatATTCTTATAGGCTCCTCTTGgatgaactttaaaaatatgcTACCTGAAAGAACtaaatacagccgggcggtgatggcgcacgcctttaatcccagcactcgggaggcagagccaggcggatctctgtgagtttgaggccagcctggtctaccaagtgagctccaggaaaggcgcaaagctatgcagagaaaccctgtctcgaaaaacaaacaaacaaacaaacaaacaaaaaagaactaaaTACAAAAGGTATTGTATAAGTAGATTCCATCCATGGGAAATGTCCAGAATATGTA harbors:
- the Atp5if1 gene encoding ATPase inhibitor, mitochondrial, giving the protein MASLALAIRGRAGVWAMRVLQTRGYASDSSESMDSGAGSIREAGGAFGRREKAEEDRYFREKTKEQLAALRKHHEEEIKHHEEEIERLQKQIDRHKKKIKNLHHHHH